The DNA sequence attagtAGAATTAAACGGCATTAATTAGCTTCTTAATTAATAAAGAAGTCATGTAATTTTACATGTATTTGTGACTGGAGAAGATCATTACGTTTATCTCATTCAAAAAAGTTGTAAGTACTTTTTTAACAAAGTGGTATTcttcttgttaattttttatatttcaagatagcattatttttcttttcagttaTACTCTTAATTAATATGGGTATACAAAAATTAGTTATGATAAGAGAGAAAAAGATCTGATAATACAGTGCACAGTGAAATTAgacaattaaaaagaataatagataattcacttaaaaatatattaaaggcCTTAAAAGTAAATCACAAAAAGTAATTagtactaattttatttataaaaaaatactaaattgtTTAATAGTGAAATTTAGTATCACCAAAcggataaataaaattgagtaaaataaataactgtAGACAGCGGATTGGAATTTTATGAATATCCGTATTGATccgaatttatattttaatatttttaaatttttaaatatatttaaaaattttaaatataatttttaatatgatatataattatgttaaaatttaatactaagttatataaaacatagtcattataattattatcattaaaattatatatatatatatatatatatatatatatatatatatattagttaaagattttttgtatttatgtcacttattcaaaacaaaaatatttttttaataaaaaaaattaatttaatataaattcacAATCTGAACAATACGATCAAATTAATCTGCAATTCGAACAACCCAACTCCTATTGATccaataaattcaataaattaaataaggtttaattaatcgtaaggtacccagtttggtactagagtgtcaatttggtacccgcttttaaaaaagtgtcaattgcatcccaatttttgaaaattgtttcaattaggtccctttcagacagagttgactaacgccgttagtcaacgtgccacgtgtcaatctgtggtttttttgattttttttttaaaaaatttaatttttttttaaaaatgccacgtgtcaagtccttgtgtgtgacacgtggcattgtcagtgccacgtggcattgtaatgccacgtgtcagtgtcactattagatgtcattgtgttgatttcgatttgatccccacatatgtctttttgtttcaatttagtacctaagtatgtgtatctgattcaattttgacctaataatttttaataattaaaatattttttaataaaattaaaagtaattaagtataaaagtttaaaaaaaattaagtatttgatatttatattaaaatttagtggtaaaagtcattttagtacttataaatagcacaacattcatacaaataataaatttggtctgaaattgagagaaacattataaatattagtacttaattttgtaaaaatatttatacttaattatttttaatcttataaaaaatggattacaaaaatattttaattattaaaaaaaaaattgggacaaaattgaatcagatacacgtacttaggtactaaattgaaacaaaaagacatatgtggggaccaaatcgaaatcaacacaatgacatctaatagtgacactgacacgtggcattacaatgccacgtggcactgacaatgccacgtgtcacatacagggacttgacacgtggcatttttaatttttttaaaaaaaaattaaaaaaaaatttaaaaattaaaaaaaaaattaaaatttttttaaaaaaaaatcaaaaaaaccacagattgacacgtggcacgttgactaacggcgttagtcaattctgtctgaaagggacctaattgaaacaattttcaaaagttgggatgcaattgacacttttttaaaaacgggtaccaatttgacactctagtaccaaacagggtaccttacgattaattaaaccattaaataattatatgtaaattttaaaatattaaatttagattAGGTTGGAACCAAAATGATCTAACTCGACAGATATCCCGACCTAGttatattattgattattgTGAAGTTTTATTTGTCATTTAGTAAACATCTCATGTACCAGATTAGTAATTTACAtgactttataaaatataaatttgaaataaatacatatttaatttaagtataaatcacaaattttaaaaagtttagaaatgaaaaatacatttaagctttgttaaagaaaatttatgaaattgaaagtaatagttaataaataagggaagaaagttataaatttgtattaatgAGTCAATAATAAAactactatttaaaaaaaaaaaaaaaaaagtggtttAATTTAACATACTGTATTACTATCACTAACATTTGAAAGCATGGTAAACATTGGAGGTTGATGAAGGAGAAAGAGTTGGAAAGGAAAGAGAACCTGGTAAAGGGACCTGGCAGAGCCGAAGATGAAATCCACAGAACCTTGAATATAGCAGTTGTTGAAGAAATGAAGGCCTTTATGATCGTAGAGAGTGTCTTGAGCTCCACTGAAACTGCAATTGTAAAAAGCAGCTTTGGTTCCTGAAATCCGAAGCGCCACGCCTTGTTCTCCTCTTCTTCCAATCTCATGAGGAGCACTGTTCTGTTTTACCACACACTCATTATATGCTTCTTATATTCACATTTGAGTATTGCTGAATCAAATGTTAATGTTAAGTGTCTGTACCTCAAATTTGATGTTGATGGCCACAAAGTAGCTACCATCCACAGCAACAGTTGCACTCTGGAACGTCCCCAAGGGACTGCCATTTCTTCCGGAGGCAGATGCTGTATCGTTTCCGGTAATGGTCAGAGGATTTCCGGCGTTCCCTGACAATGTAACGAAAGCCATTGTTCTTGGGATCATCACCTTCTCCCTATAAACGCCCGGCGAAATCGACACTATAACTCTCCTTGTGTTGCGTGGTGGAATGCTATTGAGAGCTTCTGAAATGGTCTTGAAGTGACCGGAACCGTCTTGGCTAACTGTTATGGTAACTTTGTTACTCTCAGCTTGCCTCAGCTTCAAATCTGGACCAGGATCATTCTTTCTCTCTTCATGCTTCTTCACATTGAAAGATATCCACTTGTCAAAATTGGCCACATTATGTGTGTACGAGCTTGAAGCAATGTTTAatgatgaaagaagaaacagaaATAGAAAAATGAGTTGGGAGTGGGTTTTGGAAACCATGGCACTGCAAATGCTAACTAGTGTTACCGAAATTTCAAGACCAGACAGAATATTATAAGTTAAACCTCGTGAGACCATGTTAACATGACACAAAATAATTGCTCTCTTACCAATTTACTAAACTAACCCTCCTGAAGAGGAAAAAGAACAACATACATAACATTATGAGCCCATTTTTGTTGTGTAAGAGGTGTAGCTAGAGAGCACTAAGCAGTATCTAGaagaaaattgagaaacttGGTGGGTATTGAGGTAGGGGTCTGGGGCCCCATTGCGCAAATTATGAGCAGCAGCGTGTAGTCCCCAACATTCTCTTGGGAATGAATTATGGCGCAGGAAGAAGAAAATGGGTGTACTCcattttgttttggaaaatggTAGTGGTGGGAGGGCCTGTTTCGTATATAGCCATAGCACACACATTCCATGTATAGGCAACAATTAGTCGTGGAGTCGTGGGGTAGGACTTCTAGAAaactgaaaatatataaatatttattgcatCAGGCTTATGAAGCATGTTGGTCACCCTATGAGAAATGACAGTAACAGAGTCTTGTTTAAGGCATGGTGTACTATTCATTGTGTTCAATTTATGAAGTTATAAGCCCCTGGTATtggatttaataaatttgtaatgctCTTTCTTATGCATGATCTAGCTAGCATGATGCATGTGACTGTGTCCATGACCAATGGAATGTGATTAGGTTCAAGGGTCGCACGCTAGTTGTCCTAATCGGTCAAACCATGGTCATTTACTTGTGTATGGTATTTTAAGaccataatttaaaatgttttgttataaaataagttgtTTGCGTAcgaaattttgaaagaaattcaCATTCTATAACATTATTAGAGTAATTGgattgattaattaaaattaaagaatttcgaATTTCACCTAAATgtaagaatttgaaaaaaaaaattattctcgAACTCATATTTTAGTCTTCATTGTTAGTGTCGACTTAGATTCAGGTCGATTTGGCTTAACTTGAAATTCAGTAAAATTTAGCTTAACCCAATAAATTTTAGAATCTAATATAAGTTGATTAAAGCTGAATTGATTTTGATGGGTCCTATTTGGGCTTAATTCAACTAGAACTCAACCTAAGTTGTACCCCATCAAACTTGACTCAACATGACACTCAACATGACTCTTGCCTAAATCGTGATCCCAATCCAACTCAGCTTGATATGGACCTTAGTCTACTCAGCTTAACTTGGGCCCAAGTTTACTCAACTTGATTTGGCCAAGCCATCTTAGCCTGATCTAGACCTAGGATGATTTGAGTCGACTTGAGTTGGGAAAACTCAGCTCAAACTAGGGCAGAACCAACTTAACTTGACCTAGACTCAGCTTGACCAGGTCGACTTGACCTAATCTTGATCGAACTAGACCCGAACATGATCTTGATTGGACTAGGACCCGCTTGAGCATAGTCCAACTTTGTAGAACTTGGATCAGCTCAACGCAGATGAACATTGTCCCACCCAATTCATCTCGACCTAGGCTCAGATTGACTTAAATCGAGCTAGACCCAAGCTAACTCAACTCGCTCGAGTTGACTAAACTCGATTGGTCTGTGCCGACTCAACTCGATTAGTCTTAAGTTGACTCAACTTTACCTAGGGTAGAGCTGAATCAACTCGACTCAGCCCAGTCAAAATCAACTTGACTTAGTCTTGATTGGACTAGGACTGACCTGATCTTGAATGATCTAGGATTAACTTGGGCCTAACCCAACCCAACTAAATGTAGGTCGACCCCAACTTAGATGAACGTTGACTCGCCTCAACTCGACTAAATGCAAGCTTGCCATAACCGATTCGTCTCAATGTTGGCCAATGTTAACTCGACTATATTCAGCTTGCCTAGGCCTACTTGACTCAATTGAATGTGGGTTGACTTGGGTCGACCCGAAATGTCTTTTGTCTTGATTAGGCTAGGTCATACCTATTATTGATGTGACTATAATCGACCTAGTCTAATCACTATATAAATTCATGTATATAATGACGTTTAATATGACAATTctttaaaaatgttgttttttacaatattatatgACATTTTGAGAATTGTCATACATTACATTGCAAATTTTTAAATgtcatattattaattattatactattattgaaaaatatgtcATTTAGAAATGtcatatcttaataaataatgttttttccattatgaaatattttcttggtttttatttttgtctctctctttcttttttcgaTTATCATAGACTTGGATAAACTTGGATTGACTCAAATTCGAATGAACATGAACCCCTCCTAACTCCATTGAATGTTTAGTTTGAATTGACTCGATTTGGATCCAAATCGATCTAACTCGACTTTAGTTTGAATTAACTTGGCTCAACTAGTcatttcaaattaatatatttgaatttcttaaaaattatgaaattgcGCCAAAGCTTAGAATTTGAAAGACATTATATTATTCGATGAGGAAGTGTATATTGTTCTTTGTACGTTCAATCCTTTGAGTTTAAAATCTGCAATTACTTAGTCAGCTTACCTAAAAGACATGAAGGATTTGCTCAATAGTAGATCTATTTAACATACAATCTACTagaaaaactcatatttcctgccaatttgtttttgaaatttttttcgtaggaaatacttacaaattttgttgtgaaaatagaaattacaagaaattgctaccaattttcttacaaaatattttgtataaaacacttttcgtaacaaattttgtaggaaatattttcaaattttataattttgtaggaaatggTTACTTAGGAAGGAATTACTTGtcaattaaaaatctttaaaaaaatgacagaaaaaaagttttttcttgtaattttttttaacaaatttgtaagaaaaatcacatgtaatatgagaatgtCTAGTAGTGCAAATTCAAATTACAAGTTATTagaaaaatcatcaaaatatatGGCTTGTACTCTTTACTTAAAGAATCTCTATaagattttgtaattttttaaacttgaatTTAAAGAGTAAATATTAAGTGTGTTGTTAGCACGTGAAAAATATTACTAACACATTCTCtagaacatttttattaataatctcgtacaatattttatttgtttctaaaatatttaaatagtataaaactgttaaaaagaatattttttgatgaaattgacaaaaaataataaaatggaaGAAATTAACGggcttaaataaaaaaaaaggaattctTTTCAGGATGTATAATATTGATATGAGAAGAATATAGACTACAAGAAAATTACTCATTAACTACCCATTTTAatgactaaaagttgttagttgttatagtaatcaatttagataccaatttacaaataaaaaattattgattactaaaatagtctcTATATTTAGTGACCAGTTTCCTTGCTAGCTAATCTTGGTAGTTacattttagaaatcaatttaaagaataattataattttttattcacaatcgtgactattttaataattaataattttttattttgtaaatttgtatctaaattagtcactatggTGATTAACAACTTctggtcactaaaattagttgttaatgatttattttcttGCAGTAGTGATAGacttgattttataaaaatataaaatgaaggGGATAATTTATCATCTATTCATTAAAACTAGAGATGATAATATGGGTTTAGCTCAGCAGGTCGGCGATATGCCCACCAAAAACGCGGGACGAGCTAGAACATTGAACTCGCCAGCtagaatattaatttaaaacctCAACTCCTCTATAAGtattattttgaatatgaaAACGAAAACGAAATATCTATTCGTATATTATTCCTAAAAGGTTCCAAGATCTTTtcctaaaatgaaaaataccaaTTGTACATATactagatgaaaaaaaaaactcgttttaactttttttttattcaaaatttgtattttaatgtgatattatgtttttttctctaaaacTAACATGTAAGACATggttataaaatatcaaaatctcaGTTAAATTGGTATATCTCAAGGATAATATAACTACTTTAATATAAATCTTGattatttaagatattttacaTCACTTATAAGTGATGTAGGAAAGAGTTTCAATGTAATTATATAGGTCAATTATTCGAactttgtatttttaatgtgatattatgttattttcttaCGAAAACtaacatataaaacatataaagtatcaaaatctcaattaaattgGTATTTCAACTATGATATAGACTATTTTAATATGTCTTGATTATTTAGGATATTTTACATTACTTATAAGTGTCGTAGGAAAGAGTTTCCATGTAATTATATATGTCAATTTGGCATAGTGTTCTGACGTATTTGGATCAGGACAATATATGTTTACAATACTGAAAAAGTccatattaaaaaacaaagctCATAAGGTTAAAATGACAACAAAACTCTCAAAGGCAAAGATTAACTCAGATGTTGATTTATGTGAATTAGTTTTAGGTCAATATATATAGGGATGAGTTGGGTCTAAGTTATCATTTAGGTTGGACCTAGACTATGTTGGtccatgttaaaaatattaatagattTCACATGCTAAGATGAATTGAGTTCACATTAAGTTATATTCACCTTTGGTTGAGTTGAATCAAACCTATTTTTGGTCGAGTCAAGTTGGATCCACATTGGGTGTTAGGTTGAC is a window from the Vigna unguiculata cultivar IT97K-499-35 chromosome 7, ASM411807v1, whole genome shotgun sequence genome containing:
- the LOC114190790 gene encoding probable pectinesterase 53 produces the protein MVSRGLTYNILSGLEISVTLVSICSAMVSKTHSQLIFLFLFLLSSLNIASSSYTHNVANFDKWISFNVKKHEERKNDPGPDLKLRQAESNKVTITVSQDGSGHFKTISEALNSIPPRNTRRVIVSISPGVYREKVMIPRTMAFVTLSGNAGNPLTITGNDTASASGRNGSPLGTFQSATVAVDGSYFVAINIKFENSAPHEIGRRGEQGVALRISGTKAAFYNCSFSGAQDTLYDHKGLHFFNNCYIQGSVDFIFGSARSLYQNCYLNSTTKKVASITAQKRTNSSLEGGFSFKNCTVTGSGHVYLGRAWGDYSRVVFSYTYMDNLVLPKGWSDWGHQNRDSRVYYGEYMCSGPGANFAGRVPWARVLNDEEAKPFIGTQFIEGDTWLIDTW